A genomic window from Sporosarcina sp. Marseille-Q4063 includes:
- a CDS encoding inositol monophosphatase family protein, giving the protein MDNAVRNEIYEHAKKWVHEAGELIRQKINDPMIIETKAHDKDLVTTVDKETEYFLAENIRKTYPEHLLFSEEGYGDDVTSLDGTVWIVDPIDGTMNFVQQRRNFAISIGIFHQGIGEIGFVYDVMADVLYSAKRGEGAYKNDEKLPMLKSELELGEAVLGFNHKWLCENSVIDEKVVQQLVKRIRGVRAYGSAALKLAYVSEGIVDGYLTMNLAPWDIAGGMILANEVGAVTTNLSGGEVNMLTNDSTLTCHPAIQNEIIQNFLVKGLK; this is encoded by the coding sequence ATGGATAATGCTGTTCGTAATGAAATCTATGAACATGCAAAAAAGTGGGTGCATGAGGCTGGTGAATTGATTCGCCAGAAAATTAATGATCCCATGATTATTGAAACGAAAGCGCATGACAAGGATCTCGTCACGACGGTTGATAAAGAAACCGAGTATTTCTTGGCTGAAAATATTCGAAAAACGTATCCGGAGCATTTGTTATTTAGTGAGGAAGGATACGGGGATGACGTAACATCGTTGGACGGCACTGTTTGGATTGTGGATCCTATTGACGGCACGATGAATTTTGTACAACAACGAAGAAATTTTGCGATTTCAATCGGGATTTTCCATCAAGGCATCGGTGAAATCGGTTTTGTATACGATGTGATGGCGGATGTTCTTTATAGTGCGAAACGCGGTGAAGGTGCTTATAAAAATGACGAAAAACTGCCGATGTTAAAATCAGAACTCGAACTCGGGGAAGCTGTACTTGGATTTAATCATAAGTGGTTATGTGAAAACAGTGTGATTGATGAAAAGGTTGTGCAGCAATTAGTGAAAAGAATCCGCGGTGTACGTGCATATGGTTCGGCTGCATTAAAACTGGCTTATGTGTCAGAAGGAATCGTGGACGGTTATTTAACGATGAACCTGGCGCCTTGGGATATTGCGGGCGGCATGATTCTTGCGAATGAAGTTGGTGCAGTCACTACTAATTTGAGCGGCGGAGAAGTTAATATGCTGACAAACGATTCTACACTGACTTGCCACCCAGCAATTCAAAACGAAATCATTCAGAACTTTTTGGTGAAAGGCTTAAAGTAA
- a CDS encoding LacI family DNA-binding transcriptional regulator gives MSVTIKDIAKIAGVSYSTVSKALNGSPLVKSDTKKRIVAIAKEIGYEPNFAAQQLVSKQTKIIGLIWPTIERVVLSTLVTNISDEINKTPYSMILSVDPVQTSLETFRRFQVDGIILFEENVDVAVDPIATPLLSYGVAGKEPANYPIIDANHEQAMYDAVKYLSVLDHTNIAYIGDFSPTDPMQMQKYKGFVKAMKDFNLPVEEHNLINTSGLDWYDGYTATKKFLSIPNRPTAIVGGSYDISGGIIRGIKEANLEIPTDISIISYDNIPQMENMEIPLTSIGVPVDKLAVEIVQSMIKIIEEKDSQPVVIKMKPELTVRASCK, from the coding sequence ATGAGCGTGACAATAAAAGATATAGCAAAAATTGCGGGTGTCAGTTATTCAACTGTTTCCAAAGCACTGAATGGCAGCCCTTTGGTAAAAAGTGACACAAAAAAACGAATTGTCGCGATTGCAAAAGAAATCGGGTATGAACCTAATTTCGCTGCGCAACAACTCGTTTCAAAACAAACGAAGATTATCGGCTTAATTTGGCCGACAATTGAACGTGTTGTTCTTTCCACATTAGTTACTAATATTAGCGATGAAATAAATAAAACACCATACTCCATGATTCTCTCCGTCGATCCTGTGCAAACTTCTTTGGAGACATTCAGGCGGTTCCAAGTAGACGGGATTATTTTATTCGAGGAAAATGTGGATGTTGCTGTAGATCCAATTGCTACTCCCTTGTTATCGTATGGGGTAGCCGGAAAAGAACCAGCTAATTATCCGATTATCGATGCAAATCACGAACAAGCGATGTATGATGCCGTCAAATATTTAAGCGTCTTAGATCATACAAATATAGCCTATATCGGGGACTTCTCCCCTACCGATCCAATGCAAATGCAAAAGTACAAAGGATTCGTCAAGGCAATGAAGGATTTTAACCTTCCTGTTGAAGAACATAATCTTATTAACACATCTGGATTGGATTGGTACGATGGTTATACCGCTACTAAAAAGTTTTTAAGCATTCCAAATCGCCCAACAGCAATTGTTGGCGGGAGTTATGATATTAGCGGCGGGATTATTCGTGGAATTAAAGAAGCGAACCTTGAGATTCCAACAGACATCTCGATTATTAGTTACGATAACATTCCTCAAATGGAAAACATGGAAATCCCATTAACAAGCATCGGCGTTCCAGTCGACAAATTAGCAGTTGAAATCGTCCAATCGATGATTAAGATTATTGAGGAAAAGGATAGCCAACCAGTTGTTATTAAAATGAAGCCTGAATTGACGGTGAGGGCTAGTTGTAAATGA
- a CDS encoding extracellular solute-binding protein, with protein sequence MKLKKMLVLLFSMVLMLVVVACSNDEGGSTDKKEGGADKTEEKATPKISIMTKLHTAEVPDDKLKKLFEEKANVELTIEWVPDNNYSDKLSTAFATGTFPQAVTMGADQIDMFKEAIRDDQFWEIGPYFDEFENLAKLNETVVKNTMVDGKVYSLYQGRPFSRQGLIYRKDWAEKLGLEAPKTVDEFYEMARAFTEDDPDGNGKDDTIGLTDRSDLVFGVFKTIASWHGTPNNWGEKDGELLPEFMFPEYKESMNYVKKLRDNKFMNQDFPVTSKEDQQAMLKNGTAGMYVGAMVDVLGLYNDAVELNPDLVFDVHNYVAGPSGEFTVWSNPGYNNEIVFPKSAIKTEEELKDVLAFFDLMMTPEFSNLAQWGVEGEHYTVENGFAVVGDDQDTFEREVFSYNMLGIGEPASNGRYESKHSYEPRQKVEELILENDNHLIHDPTITLDSDTYVKDGARLQEIINDATYNYMLGEIDEAGFDGEVEKWKSQGGSKIIEEFNASR encoded by the coding sequence ATGAAGTTAAAGAAGATGTTGGTATTATTATTTTCAATGGTTTTAATGCTTGTCGTAGTCGCATGTAGCAATGATGAAGGCGGTTCGACTGACAAGAAAGAAGGCGGGGCAGATAAAACTGAAGAAAAAGCTACACCAAAGATTTCGATCATGACAAAGCTTCATACAGCGGAAGTTCCAGATGATAAGCTCAAAAAGTTGTTTGAAGAAAAAGCGAATGTTGAACTAACAATCGAATGGGTTCCTGATAACAACTATAGCGACAAGCTAAGCACTGCTTTCGCAACAGGAACATTCCCGCAAGCAGTTACTATGGGAGCAGACCAAATTGATATGTTTAAAGAAGCAATCCGCGATGACCAGTTCTGGGAAATCGGGCCATACTTCGATGAGTTTGAAAACTTAGCTAAATTAAATGAAACAGTTGTTAAGAACACTATGGTAGACGGAAAAGTATATTCATTATATCAAGGTCGTCCGTTTTCTAGACAAGGGCTTATCTATCGTAAAGATTGGGCAGAAAAGCTTGGACTAGAGGCACCAAAAACTGTAGACGAGTTTTATGAAATGGCAAGAGCATTTACAGAAGATGATCCAGACGGAAATGGTAAAGATGACACAATCGGATTAACAGATAGAAGCGATTTAGTCTTTGGGGTTTTCAAAACAATTGCGTCATGGCACGGAACGCCAAATAATTGGGGCGAGAAAGACGGAGAACTATTACCGGAATTCATGTTCCCAGAGTACAAAGAGTCTATGAACTATGTTAAGAAATTAAGAGATAATAAATTCATGAACCAGGATTTCCCTGTAACTAGTAAAGAAGACCAACAAGCAATGCTTAAAAATGGAACAGCAGGTATGTATGTAGGGGCAATGGTTGACGTTCTTGGTTTATACAATGATGCTGTTGAACTGAATCCTGACTTAGTATTCGACGTTCATAATTATGTAGCAGGTCCAAGCGGCGAGTTCACAGTTTGGTCGAACCCAGGGTATAACAACGAAATTGTATTCCCTAAATCTGCAATTAAAACAGAAGAAGAACTTAAAGACGTATTAGCATTCTTTGATCTAATGATGACACCAGAATTTTCCAACCTTGCACAATGGGGCGTAGAAGGCGAACACTATACAGTTGAAAACGGATTCGCTGTTGTTGGCGATGACCAAGATACGTTTGAAAGAGAAGTATTCTCTTATAACATGTTGGGAATCGGCGAACCGGCAAGTAACGGAAGATATGAATCAAAACACTCTTATGAGCCAAGACAAAAAGTTGAAGAGTTAATCTTGGAAAATGATAATCACTTGATTCATGACCCTACGATAACGTTGGATTCAGATACGTATGTTAAAGACGGTGCTAGATTGCAAGAAATCATCAATGACGCAACTTACAACTATATGTTAGGCGAAATCGATGAGGCTGGCTTTGATGGTGAAGTCGAGAAGTGGAAATCACAAGGCGGAAGCAAAATTATTGAGGAGTTCAATGCATCTAGATAA
- a CDS encoding sugar ABC transporter permease: MSSEVATREAVKSKPKRESKLLKQIAKNKLLYLMIAPGLIYLFIYKYVPMYGLIISFQNYKPYLGISGSEWVGFEHFIRLFTSPDFWMILKNTLVLFGLQLFIFFPIPIVLALMLNEIRREYYKRTIQTLIYLPHFMSWVVIVSISYVLLTLDGGIINGVLEYFGFKPVNFLLDSTWFRPMYILQIIWREAGWGTIIFLAAIASVDPQLYEAAKMDGANRFRQIWHITLPAIKSVIVILLILKIGDVLELGFEHVYLLMNSTNRHVAEIFDTYVYVAGLRQGQFSYATAVGFFKGFIGLALVVFANWLAKKNGEEGVY; encoded by the coding sequence ATGAGTAGCGAGGTTGCCACGCGAGAGGCAGTTAAAAGCAAGCCGAAAAGGGAAAGTAAATTATTAAAACAAATTGCGAAAAACAAATTGCTTTATTTGATGATTGCCCCAGGGCTTATTTATTTGTTCATCTATAAGTACGTGCCGATGTACGGCTTGATTATCTCCTTCCAAAACTACAAACCTTATTTGGGAATTTCGGGTAGTGAATGGGTAGGATTTGAACATTTTATCCGATTATTTACGTCCCCGGATTTCTGGATGATATTGAAAAACACACTTGTATTGTTTGGTTTGCAATTATTCATCTTCTTCCCGATCCCGATTGTGCTTGCGTTAATGTTAAACGAGATTAGAAGAGAATATTACAAACGTACAATACAAACGTTAATATATTTACCTCACTTCATGTCATGGGTCGTTATCGTATCTATCAGTTATGTACTTTTAACGCTTGATGGTGGAATTATTAATGGGGTGTTGGAGTATTTTGGATTCAAACCAGTTAACTTCCTATTGGATTCTACTTGGTTCCGTCCGATGTACATCTTGCAAATCATATGGCGCGAAGCAGGTTGGGGAACAATCATTTTCCTTGCTGCAATCGCTTCGGTTGACCCTCAATTATACGAAGCTGCCAAAATGGACGGCGCGAATCGCTTTAGACAAATTTGGCATATTACGTTGCCTGCGATTAAAAGTGTCATTGTCATCCTCTTAATCTTGAAAATTGGTGATGTTCTTGAATTAGGATTTGAGCATGTTTACTTATTGATGAATTCAACAAACAGACATGTGGCAGAAATATTTGATACATATGTTTATGTTGCCGGACTCAGACAGGGTCAATTCAGTTACGCAACAGCAGTTGGATTTTTCAAAGGATTCATCGGTCTTGCATTAGTAGTATTTGCTAACTGGTTAGCGAAAAAGAACGGTGAAGAAGGCGTTTATTAA
- a CDS encoding carbohydrate ABC transporter permease encodes MIGDKQIGTRIFNIINATLLTILALIMILPFIHVLGSSFATGAEIAEKRFLLFPTKFTLSAYKYIFSTDTVMKSVMVSIFVTVAGTLWSMFLSTLTAYGLSRRDLVGRRYIMFFIIFTMLFNGGIIPTFIVVQQTGLLDSLAALIIPVSINVFNMIILKTFFQNLPYGLEESAKIDGANDFGILFRIIIPCSLPAIATISLFYAVTYWNTYMHAILYLSDAGKWPVQVLLRQIVVLATGMNYDSAEFTDVPPPSQSVKMAVIVVATVPVLLVYPFLQKHFAKGALLGSIKE; translated from the coding sequence ATGATTGGGGACAAGCAAATAGGCACACGCATATTTAATATCATTAACGCCACATTACTGACAATCTTAGCCTTAATAATGATACTGCCGTTTATTCACGTTCTCGGTAGTTCATTTGCAACTGGAGCAGAAATAGCAGAGAAGAGGTTCCTCTTATTTCCTACTAAGTTCACGTTAAGTGCCTATAAATATATCTTTTCAACAGACACGGTTATGAAGTCGGTTATGGTTTCTATTTTCGTTACAGTTGCGGGGACGCTTTGGAGTATGTTCTTATCCACTTTAACGGCTTATGGGCTATCGCGTAGAGATCTCGTAGGTAGAAGATATATTATGTTTTTCATTATCTTTACGATGCTCTTTAATGGTGGAATTATTCCAACGTTTATCGTTGTTCAACAAACAGGATTACTAGATTCATTGGCTGCATTAATTATCCCTGTTTCGATTAACGTGTTTAACATGATTATTTTAAAAACATTCTTCCAGAACTTGCCTTATGGTTTAGAAGAATCTGCTAAGATTGATGGCGCAAATGACTTTGGAATCTTGTTTAGAATTATCATTCCATGCTCCTTGCCAGCAATTGCGACGATTTCACTGTTTTACGCGGTTACATATTGGAATACGTATATGCATGCGATTCTGTATTTAAGTGACGCGGGGAAGTGGCCTGTACAAGTGTTACTGCGTCAAATTGTTGTTTTAGCAACTGGAATGAACTACGACAGTGCGGAATTTACAGACGTGCCGCCGCCATCACAATCAGTTAAAATGGCAGTCATCGTTGTCGCAACAGTACCGGTATTACTAGTTTATCCGTTCCTGCAGAAGCACTTTGCGAAGGGTGCTCTATTAGGATCTATTAAAGAATAA
- a CDS encoding dienelactone hydrolase family protein encodes MWSADLYLENLYKECVNQHSSTYNADWQISLKEQVRKSLGNFDDNQEPLNPVLLEKSDMGIYWRLRVEITTIDPLRMPVYVLIPKLNNIGKFSAVVAIHGHGYGSKEAVGLNPDYSLRTEEGYHKDFAVELVKKGLVVVVPELVGFGDRKLQSDQGKGLPTDNSCYMIASQLLLVGKTLPGLRVQECRRVIDYVQTLDYVDENRIGCMGISGGGLVAAFTSMLDERLKATVISGYTNTFKGSIMDRRHCLDNYIPGILNYAEMPDLIGLIVPRALFIEAATEDHLFPLDHVTHAIEKLTSIYKEFGVDGALASHIFEGGHEISGEQSYDWLVRQLVSE; translated from the coding sequence ATGTGGTCTGCTGATTTGTATTTAGAGAACTTATATAAGGAATGTGTAAACCAACACTCATCTACATATAATGCTGACTGGCAAATTAGTTTGAAAGAACAGGTTCGGAAGTCTTTAGGAAACTTTGATGATAATCAAGAACCTTTAAACCCAGTTTTGCTGGAGAAATCTGATATGGGTATTTATTGGAGGTTGCGTGTTGAAATCACGACAATTGATCCATTGAGAATGCCTGTTTATGTATTAATTCCGAAGTTGAATAACATCGGGAAATTTTCGGCTGTTGTCGCGATTCATGGTCATGGGTACGGGAGTAAGGAAGCGGTTGGTTTAAATCCTGACTATTCACTTAGAACAGAAGAAGGTTATCATAAAGATTTCGCTGTCGAGCTTGTCAAAAAAGGACTTGTTGTCGTTGTTCCAGAGTTGGTCGGATTTGGAGATCGTAAACTACAGTCCGATCAAGGAAAAGGATTACCAACAGATAATTCTTGTTATATGATAGCAAGTCAATTGCTATTAGTGGGAAAAACATTGCCAGGACTTCGAGTTCAGGAATGCAGACGCGTAATAGATTACGTGCAAACACTGGATTATGTGGATGAAAATCGGATTGGATGCATGGGTATTTCAGGCGGTGGGCTGGTTGCAGCATTTACTTCCATGCTTGATGAACGATTGAAAGCAACAGTGATAAGCGGCTACACGAACACATTTAAAGGAAGTATTATGGACAGGCGACATTGTCTAGATAATTACATACCTGGAATTTTAAACTATGCAGAGATGCCTGATTTGATTGGATTAATTGTCCCAAGAGCGCTTTTCATTGAAGCGGCTACTGAGGATCATTTATTTCCACTGGATCATGTTACTCATGCAATTGAAAAACTGACATCAATTTATAAAGAATTTGGCGTAGATGGCGCATTGGCATCTCATATATTTGAGGGCGGCCATGAAATTAGCGGGGAACAATCCTATGATTGGTTGGTGCGTCAACTAGTATCGGAATAA
- a CDS encoding helix-turn-helix domain-containing protein: MTKSKKKFFIKLLSFITIIATFPVLIVGLFSYLKSSDIIQSNITNEKEQSVYQIQANFEQVLQTVDLSVTNFVTSYQLTKTLEEPMSANQFQLYNQTKKEINLLLRFDGGMDDFLLVSTKEGWRINNNGLRRLKPGQAGELIDRYGHLSYTSSWIIEDKKDIFFDSTANSSCDTYINLVKQLPLTSNNKSGIAIAYIPICYFENLLKNNLDSETIMVLDENYQVVGHSDFSNIGEDFSNRPFTAELSSQKGNAGQYNASNDGSDYKVIYRKSAYNNWTYLSIIKISELNKQSRSIGWFTFIIGSIMFIGILIFALIASRKLYAPINRLTETLADSFSNQIESGKNTDEFGIIESQIHHMLEQNDQLESKLQGQIGQLKQFFMSRLLQGNLTTSELNSKLESFNYPQAWKGFSVLGIQIDASEDPKNLLENEDLLLFAINTMVAEMIPKMNRMTPIVINRGQVTILFNEHESEKEFTERITSTIKEIRERIDKELNISVSVGISKTYTDLVDAHLALKESREALRYTLKFGPGSIIFFDKLQRESSFFTFYPRQIENDLFDSIKNGDKAEVDENLDKLLESLFDEQLNNRQFEIAIVRLLTNLIQLTETLGVNALEFEKHKSLFDQLYEFRTLPEVVNWFKKMIIYPMMNKAEERTQSQYKNISDEIIHIVQQEFDSDLTLNYIADKLHYNANYLSSIFRKETNMSFSDYLTHFRINKAKKWLEETDITVKDIAEKLNYNNSQNFIRSFRKVEGTTPGKYRDTKRNH; this comes from the coding sequence TTGACGAAAAGTAAAAAGAAGTTTTTTATTAAACTTCTATCATTTATTACAATAATTGCGACGTTCCCTGTCTTGATTGTTGGATTGTTTTCATACTTAAAATCATCGGATATTATTCAATCGAATATAACAAATGAAAAAGAGCAAAGTGTTTATCAAATTCAGGCAAACTTTGAACAAGTCCTCCAAACTGTTGACCTTTCAGTTACCAACTTTGTTACATCGTACCAACTGACAAAAACGCTCGAAGAACCAATGTCAGCTAACCAATTTCAACTTTACAACCAAACGAAGAAAGAAATAAATCTACTTCTACGATTTGACGGCGGAATGGACGACTTCTTATTAGTGAGTACGAAAGAAGGTTGGCGCATCAATAATAATGGTCTTAGGAGACTAAAACCTGGTCAAGCCGGCGAACTCATCGATCGGTATGGCCATTTATCTTATACATCCTCTTGGATCATTGAAGATAAAAAAGACATTTTTTTTGATTCAACAGCTAACTCTTCATGCGATACGTATATTAATCTAGTTAAACAGTTACCGCTCACCAGCAATAATAAAAGTGGAATTGCAATTGCCTACATACCGATTTGTTACTTCGAGAACTTGTTAAAGAATAATCTCGATTCGGAAACGATTATGGTGTTGGATGAAAATTATCAAGTGGTCGGACATAGCGACTTTTCAAATATCGGGGAAGACTTTTCTAATCGCCCTTTTACCGCTGAACTAAGTTCTCAAAAAGGGAATGCAGGCCAATACAATGCCAGCAATGATGGAAGCGATTACAAAGTGATTTACCGTAAATCCGCTTATAATAATTGGACTTACCTTTCAATTATTAAGATTAGTGAGTTAAATAAGCAATCTCGTTCCATCGGTTGGTTTACGTTTATCATAGGTTCGATTATGTTTATCGGCATTCTGATTTTTGCCCTCATCGCATCACGTAAACTATATGCACCGATTAATAGACTCACAGAAACCTTGGCCGATTCTTTTTCCAATCAAATCGAGAGCGGAAAAAATACAGATGAGTTTGGGATTATTGAAAGTCAAATTCACCATATGCTCGAACAAAATGACCAGTTGGAATCCAAGTTGCAAGGGCAAATTGGTCAACTGAAACAATTTTTCATGAGCCGTCTTCTACAAGGTAATTTAACGACATCTGAGCTGAATTCCAAATTGGAATCGTTCAATTATCCACAGGCTTGGAAAGGATTTTCCGTGTTAGGGATTCAAATTGATGCCTCGGAAGATCCCAAAAACTTACTAGAAAATGAAGACTTATTGCTATTTGCGATTAATACAATGGTCGCAGAAATGATTCCCAAAATGAACCGAATGACTCCGATTGTCATAAACAGAGGCCAAGTGACAATACTCTTTAATGAACATGAATCTGAAAAAGAATTTACCGAAAGAATTACATCGACCATCAAAGAAATACGAGAACGAATCGACAAAGAATTAAATATTTCCGTAAGTGTTGGGATAAGTAAGACCTACACTGATTTAGTCGATGCGCATTTAGCTCTAAAAGAAAGTCGAGAAGCTTTACGGTATACGCTCAAGTTTGGTCCAGGATCGATTATCTTTTTCGATAAATTACAAAGAGAATCGAGCTTCTTCACCTTCTACCCTAGACAAATTGAAAATGACTTATTTGATTCAATTAAGAACGGCGATAAGGCTGAAGTCGATGAAAACTTGGATAAGCTATTAGAATCGCTATTTGATGAGCAATTGAATAATCGTCAATTTGAAATCGCGATTGTTCGCTTATTAACAAATCTAATTCAATTGACCGAAACACTTGGTGTAAACGCGCTAGAATTCGAGAAACATAAATCTTTATTCGACCAATTATACGAATTCAGGACATTACCAGAAGTCGTTAACTGGTTTAAAAAGATGATTATTTACCCGATGATGAATAAAGCTGAAGAACGCACACAGTCACAATACAAAAACATATCGGATGAAATCATCCACATTGTTCAACAAGAGTTCGATTCTGACTTAACGTTGAATTACATTGCGGATAAGCTGCATTATAACGCGAATTACTTAAGCAGCATTTTCCGTAAAGAAACGAATATGTCTTTCAGTGATTACTTAACCCACTTCCGTATTAATAAAGCGAAAAAGTGGCTTGAAGAAACGGATATCACAGTGAAAGATATTGCCGAAAAGCTTAATTACAATAACTCTCAAAACTTTATTCGTTCATTCAGAAAAGTGGAAGGCACGACACCAGGAAAGTACAGGGATACGAAAAGAAATCACTGA